In a genomic window of Saccharothrix sp. HUAS TT1:
- a CDS encoding FAD-binding oxidoreductase, with protein sequence MTEHIDHTLRGTWTATTGELPPHALKWLRGRTGLGQVRTPERAPAVPGSALSDAARTALDAVVGPGHVRVDRDSRLGRAGGLSYVDLLKRRGAGDPAVPDAVVLPASPEQVVEVLRTCVEHDVAVVPFGGGTSVVGGVTALRGDKAAVIALDLHRLDRLVEVDPVSRLAVLQAGLPAPEADRLLAAHGLTTGHVPQSYERATIGGFAATRSAGQASSGYGRFEDLVEGVRLATPVGEWRLGGAPASAAGPDLKQLVIGSEGAFGVITEVTLRVRPRPVVERYEGFVVDGWERGSALVRDLAQRRALADVTRLSDVDETEVSLALAGGWKINALKAYLRARGVHEPCLLVLGWHGASKAEVGRRRAETLRGVRAVSLGRALGETWRHGRFNGPRQRDALMEVGVCVETLETATHWSKVSELRAAVRGALVDALGECVVMCHISHAYETGASLYFTALAARDAADPVGQWQVAKAAASEAIAGLGTISHHHAVGTDHAPYLEAEVGGLGLEVLASVKRALDPTGVLNPGKLIAGDFTPAGLASPGDR encoded by the coding sequence GTGACCGAGCACATCGACCACACCCTCCGGGGCACCTGGACCGCGACCACGGGCGAACTGCCGCCGCACGCGCTGAAGTGGCTGCGCGGGCGAACCGGCCTGGGCCAGGTCCGCACCCCCGAACGGGCGCCCGCCGTGCCCGGGTCGGCGTTGAGCGACGCCGCCCGCACCGCGCTGGACGCCGTCGTCGGACCCGGTCACGTCCGGGTCGACCGGGACTCGCGCCTCGGCCGCGCCGGTGGTCTGTCCTACGTGGACCTGCTCAAGCGGCGCGGCGCCGGTGACCCGGCGGTGCCGGACGCGGTGGTGCTGCCCGCGTCACCGGAGCAGGTGGTCGAGGTGCTGAGGACGTGCGTCGAGCACGACGTGGCCGTGGTGCCGTTCGGCGGCGGCACGTCCGTGGTCGGCGGCGTGACCGCCCTGCGCGGCGACAAGGCCGCGGTGATCGCGCTGGACCTGCACCGGCTGGACCGGCTGGTGGAGGTCGACCCGGTGTCCCGGCTGGCCGTGCTCCAGGCCGGCCTGCCCGCGCCCGAGGCCGACCGGCTGCTCGCCGCGCACGGCCTGACCACCGGTCACGTGCCGCAGTCCTACGAGCGCGCCACCATCGGCGGGTTCGCCGCGACCAGGTCGGCCGGTCAGGCGTCCTCCGGCTACGGCCGGTTCGAGGACCTGGTCGAAGGCGTGCGGCTGGCCACCCCGGTCGGCGAGTGGCGGCTGGGCGGCGCGCCCGCGTCCGCCGCCGGGCCGGACCTCAAGCAGCTCGTCATCGGCAGCGAGGGCGCGTTCGGCGTCATCACGGAGGTCACGCTGCGCGTGCGGCCGCGGCCGGTGGTGGAGCGGTACGAGGGGTTCGTGGTGGACGGGTGGGAGCGCGGCTCGGCCCTGGTGCGGGACCTGGCGCAACGCCGTGCGCTGGCCGACGTCACCCGACTGTCCGATGTGGACGAGACCGAGGTGTCGCTGGCGCTCGCGGGTGGTTGGAAGATCAACGCGCTCAAGGCGTACCTGAGGGCGCGCGGCGTCCACGAACCGTGCCTGCTCGTCCTGGGCTGGCACGGCGCGTCGAAGGCCGAGGTCGGGCGCAGGCGCGCGGAGACGTTGCGCGGCGTGCGGGCGGTGTCCCTGGGCCGGGCGCTCGGCGAGACGTGGCGGCACGGCCGGTTCAACGGTCCGCGCCAGCGTGACGCGCTCATGGAGGTCGGCGTGTGCGTGGAGACGTTGGAGACCGCCACGCACTGGTCCAAGGTGTCCGAACTGCGTGCCGCCGTGCGCGGGGCGCTGGTCGACGCGCTCGGCGAGTGCGTGGTCATGTGCCACATCTCGCACGCCTACGAAACCGGCGCGTCCCTGTACTTCACCGCCCTGGCCGCCCGGGACGCGGCCGACCCGGTCGGCCAGTGGCAGGTGGCCAAGGCCGCCGCCAGCGAGGCCATCGCCGGGCTCGGCACGATCAGCCACCACCACGCGGTCGGCACGGACCACGCGCCGTACCTGGAGGCGGAGGTCGGCGGGCTCGGGCTGGAGGTGCTGGCCTCGGTCAAGCGCGCGCTCGACCCGACCGGCGTGCTCAACCCGGGCAAGCTCATCGCTGGCGACTTCACCCCGGCGGGGCTAGCGTCGCCTGGTGACCGGTGA
- a CDS encoding TetR/AcrR family transcriptional regulator produces MTSQRHSDDALLDAARDCVVEVGVRRTTLTDIAKRAGVSRMTLYRRFPDVGTLVRALMTREFTTLLRRIEVTGDNARQRLVAQAVAGIRLLAADPLMRRVLDLDAELMLPYLVRRLGSTQRLVEAFLLAQVEAGHADGSIRAGSAAVQARLVLLTTQSLVLSIRPATTDLDFEDLLAELAAHLDAALS; encoded by the coding sequence ATGACGTCTCAACGTCACAGTGATGACGCGCTCCTCGACGCCGCCCGCGACTGCGTGGTCGAGGTCGGGGTCCGCCGCACCACGCTGACGGACATCGCCAAGCGCGCCGGCGTCAGCCGGATGACCCTCTACCGCCGGTTCCCGGACGTCGGCACGCTGGTCCGCGCCCTGATGACCAGGGAGTTCACCACGCTGCTGCGGCGCATCGAGGTGACCGGCGACAACGCCAGGCAGCGGCTCGTGGCGCAGGCCGTCGCGGGCATCCGGCTGCTGGCCGCCGACCCGCTGATGCGGCGCGTGCTCGACCTGGACGCCGAGCTGATGCTGCCCTACCTCGTGCGGCGGCTGGGCAGCACGCAGCGGCTGGTCGAGGCGTTCCTGCTGGCGCAGGTCGAGGCCGGTCACGCGGACGGCTCGATCCGGGCGGGTTCGGCGGCCGTCCAGGCCCGGCTCGTGCTGCTGACCACGCAGTCGCTGGTGCTCTCGATCCGGCCCGCGACCACCGACCTGGACTTCGAGGACCTGCTGGCCGAGCTGGCCGCCCACCTCGACGCGGCGCTGTCGTGA
- a CDS encoding glycerol-3-phosphate dehydrogenase/oxidase has protein sequence MASSSVDLLVVGGGVTGAGVALDAASRGLSVCLLEAHDLAFGTSRWSSKLVHGGLRYLAQGEVGLAYESAVERGVLMTRTAPHLVRALPQLVPLHGRSNDPVVLAGLRAGDALRRLARTPSRVLPGPRRVSAVEALALAPGLRRADLRGGLLSFDGQLVDDARLVVALARTAAGFGARIVTRARVTSLTGRGADVLDVLTGASLHVRARAVVNAAGVWAGGLVDDVALRPSRGSHLVLSAATVGLAGTALTVPIPGSRNRFALVLPQRDGRVYAGLTDEPVTGPIPDVPTVPQSDVDFLLAATSSVLERRLTAADVLGSFAGLRPLLDTGDGPSADLSRRHAVLTRDGVTTVVGGKLTTYRRMAADAVDATGLTTTRSRTADLPLVGAGPAAGPPELVARYGSEAARVAEVGEVAWAVRHEGALSADDVLDRRTRTGLVPTDRAAAEPAVTTAVAEELAALPHP, from the coding sequence CTGGCGTCGTCGTCGGTGGACCTGCTGGTCGTCGGCGGTGGGGTGACCGGCGCGGGTGTCGCCCTGGACGCCGCGTCGCGCGGGCTGTCGGTGTGCCTGCTGGAGGCGCACGACCTGGCGTTCGGCACGTCGCGGTGGTCGAGCAAGCTGGTCCACGGCGGCCTGCGGTACCTGGCGCAGGGCGAGGTCGGGCTGGCGTACGAGAGCGCGGTGGAGCGGGGCGTGCTGATGACCCGCACCGCGCCGCACCTGGTCCGGGCGCTGCCGCAGCTCGTGCCGCTGCACGGCAGGTCGAACGACCCGGTCGTGCTGGCGGGGCTGCGGGCCGGTGACGCGCTGCGCCGGCTGGCCCGCACGCCGTCGCGCGTGCTGCCGGGGCCGCGGCGCGTGTCGGCGGTGGAGGCGCTGGCGCTGGCGCCCGGACTGCGGCGGGCCGACCTGCGCGGCGGGCTGCTGAGCTTCGACGGCCAGCTGGTGGACGACGCCCGGCTGGTGGTGGCGCTGGCCCGGACCGCGGCCGGGTTCGGCGCCCGGATCGTCACCCGGGCCCGGGTGACCTCGCTGACCGGGCGCGGCGCGGACGTGCTGGACGTGCTCACCGGTGCTTCGCTGCACGTGCGGGCGCGGGCCGTGGTGAACGCGGCGGGCGTGTGGGCGGGCGGTCTGGTGGACGACGTCGCGCTGCGACCGTCCCGCGGCTCGCACCTGGTCCTGTCGGCGGCGACCGTCGGCCTGGCCGGGACGGCCCTCACCGTGCCGATCCCCGGTTCCCGCAACCGCTTCGCGCTCGTGCTGCCGCAACGCGACGGCCGGGTGTACGCGGGGCTGACCGACGAGCCGGTGACCGGGCCGATCCCCGACGTGCCGACCGTGCCGCAGTCCGATGTGGACTTCCTGCTGGCCGCCACGTCCTCGGTGCTCGAACGCCGGCTGACCGCCGCCGACGTGCTGGGCAGCTTCGCGGGCCTGCGCCCCCTCCTCGACACCGGTGACGGCCCCAGCGCCGACCTCTCGCGCCGGCACGCCGTGCTGACCCGTGACGGCGTGACCACCGTCGTGGGCGGCAAGCTGACCACGTACCGCCGCATGGCCGCCGACGCCGTCGACGCCACCGGCCTCACCACCACCCGCTCGCGCACCGCCGACCTGCCCCTGGTCGGCGCGGGCCCGGCCGCCGGCCCACCCGAACTGGTCGCCCGCTACGGCTCCGAGGCGGCACGCGTGGCCGAGGTCGGCGAGGTCGCGTGGGCCGTCCGCCACGAGGGCGCCCTGTCCGCCGACGACGTCCTGGACCGCCGCACCCGCACCGGCCTGGTCCCCACCGACCGCGCCGCCGCCGAACCCGCCGTCACCACCGCCGTGGCCGAGGAACTGGCCGCCCTCCCCCACCCCTGA
- a CDS encoding WXG100 family type VII secretion target, protein MSGQATTTQGRDPSHLIGDVQGTVAAVERGDWVQAGLGMANTAMGIVGLAANPLSGFLSAGFSWAMQHVDFLKEPFDALLGNPQAIQKMSDSWSSAAKQIEGIVADYRRTSVEETRTWHGRSADGYRAASKQHAAGLETLSKATQGISRAAKGAGELVATVRKTIMDLISQAVSEMVMKIIQWLAASFLTFGAAIGAAIADIVQMACNYAKKLADFLQKLAGSLKKLIDLIKSVAQIAQTAKQILQAITAMTSSNKGAGGGGSGPRLTQGGVGLDAGRLDGVSRDAGQRFTNNPGGSTNPSGSGGGGTGGPVVSRPPTLNGDGGATDPSRYYPAVPGGQVVSGPPTLGGGSGGSGGTDPGRAYPGGPGGPVVSRPPTVGGGSGGSGSGGAGGHWEPGRWVPAGGSTGGRVPEVPSLRDTTYTTGGSGGTPSVPPMPTVRPVSADLPPTPGGGGGGGFAGGGGGGGFAGGGGGGGFAGGSGGGGAGGSTLQAGGSSGVLGGAGATSAAGAPGGAAGAAGGRPGGAGGMGMMGAPMAGAGGQGGDGKDHQRKVRIEGQPLIEDPPKASKPVIGE, encoded by the coding sequence ATGAGCGGGCAAGCCACCACCACCCAGGGTCGTGACCCCTCGCACCTGATCGGCGACGTGCAGGGCACCGTCGCGGCGGTCGAGCGGGGCGACTGGGTCCAGGCCGGCCTCGGCATGGCCAACACCGCCATGGGCATCGTCGGCCTGGCGGCCAACCCGCTGTCGGGCTTCCTGTCCGCCGGGTTCAGCTGGGCGATGCAGCACGTCGACTTCCTCAAGGAGCCGTTCGACGCGCTGCTGGGCAACCCGCAGGCGATCCAGAAGATGTCCGACAGCTGGAGCTCGGCGGCCAAGCAGATCGAGGGCATCGTCGCGGACTACCGGCGCACGTCGGTGGAGGAGACGCGGACCTGGCACGGTCGTTCGGCCGACGGCTACCGCGCGGCGAGCAAGCAGCACGCCGCCGGGTTGGAGACGCTGTCGAAGGCGACGCAGGGCATCTCCCGCGCGGCCAAGGGCGCGGGCGAGCTGGTCGCGACCGTCCGCAAGACGATCATGGACCTGATCAGCCAGGCCGTGTCCGAGATGGTCATGAAGATCATCCAGTGGCTGGCGGCGTCGTTCCTGACGTTCGGCGCGGCCATCGGCGCGGCGATCGCGGACATCGTGCAGATGGCGTGCAACTACGCCAAGAAGCTCGCGGACTTCCTGCAGAAGCTCGCCGGCTCGCTCAAGAAGCTGATCGACCTGATCAAGTCGGTCGCGCAGATCGCTCAGACCGCCAAGCAGATCCTGCAGGCGATCACCGCGATGACGTCGTCCAACAAGGGCGCGGGCGGCGGTGGCTCCGGGCCCCGGTTGACGCAGGGCGGTGTCGGGCTCGACGCGGGCCGGCTGGACGGCGTGTCCCGGGACGCGGGGCAGCGGTTCACCAACAACCCCGGCGGGTCGACCAACCCGTCCGGCTCGGGCGGCGGCGGCACGGGTGGTCCCGTGGTGAGCCGGCCGCCGACGCTGAACGGTGACGGCGGCGCGACGGACCCCAGCCGGTACTACCCGGCGGTGCCGGGTGGCCAGGTGGTCAGCGGTCCGCCGACGCTGGGTGGCGGCTCCGGTGGTTCGGGCGGGACCGACCCGGGTCGCGCGTACCCCGGTGGTCCGGGTGGGCCGGTGGTGAGCCGTCCGCCGACGGTCGGCGGCGGTTCCGGCGGTTCGGGCTCCGGCGGCGCCGGTGGCCACTGGGAGCCGGGCCGGTGGGTGCCGGCCGGCGGCTCGACCGGTGGCCGGGTGCCCGAGGTGCCCTCGTTGCGCGACACGACGTACACGACGGGCGGTTCGGGCGGCACGCCGTCCGTGCCCCCGATGCCCACGGTCCGCCCCGTGTCGGCCGACCTGCCCCCCACGCCCGGTGGCGGCGGTGGCGGTGGCTTCGCCGGCGGTGGCGGTGGCGGCGGGTTCGCCGGTGGCGGCGGCGGTGGCGGCTTCGCGGGCGGGTCCGGTGGCGGTGGCGCCGGCGGCTCGACCCTCCAGGCCGGTGGCTCGTCCGGCGTGCTCGGCGGCGCGGGCGCGACCAGCGCCGCGGGTGCGCCCGGCGGTGCGGCCGGTGCGGCCGGCGGACGTCCCGGCGGGGCCGGCGGCATGGGCATGATGGGCGCGCCGATGGCGGGCGCCGGCGGCCAGGGCGGCGACGGCAAGGACCACCAGCGCAAGGTGCGGATCGAGGGCCAGCCCCTGATCGAGGACCCGCCGAAGGCGTCCAAGCCGGTCATCGGCGAGTGA
- a CDS encoding type VII secretion target translates to MTMFQSFNVNPGEIRAHAGTVDQLTQRMLSATQTADPSLSTDAFGVFGSFLAQFLLKTAGSSQDILGQATETVADMCQGLREVADLYENVDLDNAFGFTGKARG, encoded by the coding sequence ATGACCATGTTCCAGTCGTTCAACGTGAACCCGGGGGAGATCCGGGCACACGCTGGCACGGTCGACCAGCTGACGCAGCGGATGCTCTCGGCCACGCAGACCGCCGACCCGTCGCTGTCCACCGACGCCTTCGGCGTGTTCGGCTCGTTCCTGGCGCAGTTCCTGCTCAAGACGGCCGGGTCGTCACAGGACATCCTCGGCCAGGCCACCGAGACGGTCGCCGACATGTGCCAGGGCCTGCGTGAGGTCGCCGACCTCTACGAGAACGTCGACCTCGACAACGCGTTCGGCTTCACCGGAAAGGCACGGGGATGA
- a CDS encoding YbaB/EbfC family nucleoid-associated protein — protein sequence MEPDQWLAQYGEKIEQAKRNAAQAESQLGGVGGSATSPDGLITVTVNASGALTDLILRPQLRGEDPERISGAIMTAVAQAQRTAAGRVVEIMTEFVGDSPALEFVKAKMPNGYSGDGTDAAEPEPEIQRRDTRPDDDYFTNPPDVMA from the coding sequence ATGGAGCCGGACCAGTGGCTCGCGCAGTACGGAGAGAAGATCGAACAGGCCAAGCGGAACGCCGCTCAGGCCGAGTCGCAGCTCGGGGGCGTCGGCGGCAGCGCCACGTCCCCGGACGGCCTGATCACGGTCACCGTCAACGCCTCGGGCGCGTTGACCGACCTGATCCTGCGCCCGCAACTGCGCGGTGAGGACCCCGAGCGGATCTCCGGCGCGATCATGACCGCCGTCGCGCAGGCGCAGCGCACCGCGGCGGGCCGGGTCGTCGAGATCATGACCGAGTTCGTCGGCGACAGCCCGGCGCTGGAGTTCGTGAAGGCGAAGATGCCCAACGGCTATTCGGGTGACGGCACGGACGCCGCGGAACCGGAGCCGGAGATCCAGCGTCGAGACACCAGGCCCGATGACGACTACTTCACCAACCCACCCGATGTCATGGCCTGA
- a CDS encoding ABC transporter ATP-binding protein, translating into MAQGVLEIDRVSKRYGEVVALDGMTFDVRAGELFGFVGSNGAGKTTAMRIVLGVLAADSGEVRWNGEPITFRTRRRIGYMPEERGLYPKMKVLDQLVYLAELHGMSTNAAHRSAEDWIARLGLRDRRGDEVQKLSLGNQQRVQLAAALAHEPDVLVLDEPFSGLDPVAVDVMSQVLREQAAKGVPVVFSSHQLDLVERLCDRVGIVRSGTLVACGPVDELRAGGESKLVVDAPGAPEGWADHLPGVRSAHTSAGRTVLDVGPDVDDQAVLRAALGTGPVHEFARQRPSLAELFRSVVTEESAA; encoded by the coding sequence GTGGCACAGGGAGTGCTGGAGATCGACCGGGTCTCCAAGCGCTACGGGGAGGTCGTCGCGCTCGACGGGATGACCTTCGACGTGCGCGCGGGCGAGCTGTTCGGCTTCGTCGGCAGCAACGGCGCGGGCAAGACCACCGCGATGCGCATCGTGCTCGGCGTGCTGGCCGCGGACTCGGGCGAGGTGCGCTGGAACGGCGAGCCGATCACCTTCCGGACCCGTCGCCGGATCGGGTACATGCCCGAGGAGCGCGGCCTGTACCCGAAGATGAAGGTGCTCGACCAGCTCGTCTACCTGGCCGAGCTGCACGGCATGTCGACCAACGCGGCGCACCGCTCGGCGGAGGACTGGATCGCCCGGCTCGGCCTGCGCGACCGCCGCGGCGACGAGGTGCAGAAGCTCAGCCTGGGCAACCAGCAGCGGGTGCAGCTGGCGGCGGCGCTGGCGCACGAGCCGGACGTGCTGGTGCTGGACGAGCCGTTCTCCGGCCTGGACCCGGTCGCGGTGGACGTGATGAGCCAGGTGCTGCGCGAGCAGGCCGCGAAGGGCGTGCCGGTGGTGTTCTCCAGCCACCAGCTCGACCTGGTGGAGCGGTTGTGCGACCGGGTCGGCATCGTGCGCAGCGGCACGCTCGTCGCGTGCGGCCCGGTGGACGAGCTGCGCGCCGGCGGCGAGTCGAAGCTGGTGGTGGACGCGCCGGGGGCGCCGGAGGGCTGGGCCGACCACCTGCCGGGCGTGCGGTCGGCGCACACGTCGGCCGGCCGCACGGTGCTGGACGTCGGGCCGGACGTGGACGACCAGGCGGTGCTGCGCGCCGCCCTGGGCACTGGCCCGGTGCACGAGTTCGCCCGGCAGCGGCCGTCGCTGGCCGAGCTGTTCCGCAGCGTGGTGACCGAGGAGAGCGCGGCATGA
- a CDS encoding ABC transporter permease — protein MSDLTPGRAVFLVSRREFLGKVRTRSFVLGTLVIVAVLAGYLVLQGLLFDDSNRDRVALSGQATALAEPLKETARSFGREVETVDVTDPAAAEEQVRSGEVDALVTGASDDLRVVVEESLAEGLRNSIDLLVRQQVLDAEFARAGLDPAAVAQDVERAGVDVVALEPSDPLEGQRLAIGLVVAALLYYSLLVYGTMVAQGVVEEKSSRVVEILLATLRPWQLLLGKVAGLGAVGLLQLVLIGGIGLVLASVSGVIDVTGVAGGALATGVLWYLLGFFLYATVFAAAASLVSRQEELQSVLTPISASVALAFVVGFNLMINDPTGPVVTALSLLPPFAPILMPGRMAMGVAPTWQVLLAVVLAIAAAAAINWLGGKVYANAVLRTGARVRLRDVLR, from the coding sequence ATGAGCGACCTCACCCCCGGCCGGGCGGTGTTCCTGGTCTCGCGCCGGGAGTTCCTCGGCAAGGTGCGCACCCGGTCGTTCGTGCTCGGGACGCTGGTGATCGTCGCCGTGCTGGCGGGCTACCTGGTGCTGCAGGGCCTGCTGTTCGACGACTCGAACCGCGACCGGGTCGCGCTGAGCGGGCAGGCCACGGCGCTCGCCGAGCCGTTGAAGGAGACCGCCCGGTCGTTCGGCCGCGAGGTGGAGACGGTCGACGTCACCGACCCGGCGGCGGCCGAGGAGCAGGTGCGCTCGGGCGAGGTGGACGCCCTGGTCACCGGCGCGTCGGACGACCTGCGCGTGGTGGTGGAGGAGTCGCTGGCCGAGGGGCTGCGCAACTCGATCGACCTGCTGGTCCGGCAGCAGGTGCTGGACGCGGAGTTCGCGCGGGCCGGCCTGGACCCGGCGGCGGTGGCGCAGGACGTCGAACGCGCGGGCGTGGACGTGGTGGCGCTGGAGCCGAGCGATCCGCTGGAGGGCCAGCGGCTGGCGATCGGCCTGGTCGTCGCGGCGCTGCTGTACTACTCGCTGCTGGTCTACGGGACGATGGTGGCGCAGGGCGTGGTGGAGGAGAAGTCCAGCCGGGTGGTGGAGATCCTGCTGGCCACGCTGCGGCCGTGGCAGCTGCTGCTCGGCAAGGTCGCCGGGCTGGGCGCGGTGGGGCTGCTGCAGCTGGTGCTGATCGGCGGCATCGGGTTGGTGCTGGCGTCGGTGTCCGGGGTGATCGACGTGACGGGCGTGGCCGGCGGCGCGCTGGCGACCGGCGTGCTGTGGTACCTGCTCGGGTTCTTCCTGTACGCCACGGTGTTCGCGGCGGCGGCGTCGCTGGTGTCGCGGCAGGAGGAGCTGCAGTCGGTGCTGACGCCGATCAGCGCGTCGGTCGCGCTGGCGTTCGTGGTCGGCTTCAACCTGATGATCAACGACCCGACCGGCCCGGTGGTGACCGCGCTGTCGCTGCTGCCGCCGTTCGCGCCGATCCTGATGCCCGGCCGGATGGCGATGGGCGTCGCGCCGACGTGGCAGGTGCTGCTGGCGGTCGTGCTCGCCATCGCGGCGGCGGCGGCGATCAACTGGCTGGGCGGCAAGGTGTACGCGAACGCCGTGCTGCGCACGGGCGCCCGGGTGCGCCTGCGGGACGTGCTGCGCTAG
- a CDS encoding citrate synthase — translation MPDATTAPNDTRTVALRHPGGEHEMKVVPATEGAPGVDLGKLLANTGLVTLDSGFVNTASCSSEITYIDGDAGILRYRGYPIEQLAEKSNFNEVSYLLIYGELPTQAQLEEFSSKINRHTLLHEDLKRFFDGFPRDAHPMPVLSSAVSALSTFYQDSLSPFDANQVEISTIRLLAKVPTIAAYAYKKSVGQPFLYPDNSLGLVDNFLRMTFGFPAEPYDVDPDLVRALDLLFVLHADHEQNCSTSTVRLVGSSEANLFASISAGINALFGPLHGGANSAVLEMLEKIRREGGDVSSFVKKVKNKEDGVRLMGFGHRVYKNYDPRAAIIKKTADEILGKLGASDELLDIAKALEETALADDYFVERKLYPNVDFYTGLIYRAMGFPTKFFTVLFALGRLPGWIAHWREMISDPATKIGRPRQVYVGSPERDFVPLDQR, via the coding sequence ATGCCCGACGCGACGACTGCGCCGAACGACACCCGTACCGTCGCGCTGCGCCATCCGGGCGGAGAGCACGAGATGAAGGTCGTGCCGGCCACCGAGGGTGCGCCCGGTGTCGATCTCGGCAAGCTGCTGGCCAACACCGGTCTGGTCACGCTGGACAGCGGGTTCGTCAACACCGCTTCCTGCTCCTCCGAGATCACCTACATCGACGGTGACGCGGGCATCCTGCGCTACCGCGGCTACCCGATCGAGCAGCTCGCCGAGAAGTCGAACTTCAACGAGGTCAGCTACCTGCTGATCTACGGCGAGCTGCCGACCCAGGCCCAGCTGGAGGAGTTCTCCTCCAAGATCAACCGGCACACGCTGCTGCACGAGGACCTGAAGCGGTTCTTCGACGGCTTCCCGCGTGACGCCCACCCCATGCCCGTGCTGTCCTCGGCGGTGTCCGCGCTGTCGACGTTCTACCAGGACAGCCTCAGCCCGTTCGACGCCAACCAGGTCGAGATCTCCACGATCCGCCTGCTGGCCAAGGTGCCCACCATCGCGGCGTACGCCTACAAGAAGTCCGTGGGCCAGCCGTTCCTGTACCCGGACAACTCCCTGGGGCTGGTGGACAACTTCCTGCGCATGACGTTCGGCTTCCCGGCCGAGCCCTACGACGTCGACCCCGACCTGGTGCGGGCGCTCGACCTGCTGTTCGTGCTGCACGCCGACCACGAGCAGAACTGCTCCACGTCGACCGTTCGCCTGGTCGGCTCCTCGGAGGCGAACCTGTTCGCGTCCATCTCGGCCGGCATCAACGCGCTGTTCGGCCCGCTGCACGGCGGCGCGAACTCCGCGGTGCTGGAGATGCTGGAGAAGATCCGGCGCGAGGGCGGTGACGTCTCCTCGTTCGTGAAGAAGGTCAAGAACAAGGAGGACGGCGTCCGCCTGATGGGCTTCGGCCACCGGGTCTACAAGAACTACGACCCGCGCGCGGCGATCATCAAGAAGACCGCCGACGAGATCCTGGGCAAGCTGGGCGCGTCCGACGAGCTGCTGGACATCGCCAAGGCCCTGGAGGAGACGGCGCTCGCCGACGACTACTTCGTCGAGCGCAAGCTGTACCCGAACGTCGACTTCTACACCGGCCTGATCTACCGCGCGATGGGCTTCCCGACGAAGTTCTTCACCGTGCTGTTCGCCCTGGGCCGGCTGCCCGGCTGGATCGCGCACTGGCGCGAGATGATCTCCGACCCGGCCACCAAGATCGGCCGCCCGCGGCAGGTCTACGTCGGTTCGCCGGAGCGCGACTTCGTGCCGCTCGACCAGCGCTGA
- a CDS encoding carbohydrate kinase encodes MIVVAGEALVDLVPTAEGTLAPRLGGGPYNVAVAAGRLDAPVSFLSRVSSDLFGDRLVERLHASGARTDLVQRGDQPTTLAVVGLADDGSARYSFYVEGTADRQVTDPGPLPAGTRAVSFGTLSMVLEPGASTYERVLWREAERGALTVLDPNIRASLIHDPVAYRDRYDSWLPHVGLLKVSVEDARWLADLPEDAPEDDVLDVVRDWQGAGPAAVVLTRGGDGLAVLTAAGDVIRVPPTPVDVVDTIGAGDTVQGALLAWLHHHDALSVEAVRGLPGETWRAALSYAGAAAAITCSRAGAEPPFSRELGMT; translated from the coding sequence GTGATCGTCGTCGCAGGTGAGGCACTGGTCGACCTGGTGCCCACGGCGGAGGGCACCCTCGCGCCGCGGCTGGGTGGCGGGCCGTACAACGTGGCCGTGGCCGCCGGGCGGTTGGACGCGCCGGTGAGCTTCCTCTCCCGGGTGTCGTCCGACCTGTTCGGCGACCGGCTGGTCGAGCGGCTGCACGCCTCCGGCGCGCGCACGGACCTCGTGCAGCGCGGTGACCAGCCCACGACGCTGGCGGTGGTCGGCCTGGCCGACGACGGCTCGGCGCGCTACTCGTTCTACGTCGAGGGCACCGCGGACCGCCAGGTGACCGACCCGGGCCCGCTGCCCGCCGGCACCAGGGCGGTGTCGTTCGGCACGCTCTCGATGGTCCTGGAGCCCGGCGCGAGCACCTACGAGCGCGTGCTGTGGCGCGAGGCCGAGCGCGGCGCGCTCACCGTGCTGGACCCGAACATCCGTGCGAGCCTCATCCACGACCCGGTGGCCTACCGCGACCGGTACGACTCGTGGCTGCCGCACGTCGGTCTGCTCAAGGTGTCCGTGGAGGACGCGCGGTGGCTGGCGGACCTGCCGGAGGACGCGCCGGAGGACGACGTGCTGGACGTCGTGCGCGACTGGCAGGGCGCCGGACCGGCCGCCGTCGTGCTGACCCGGGGCGGTGACGGGCTGGCGGTGCTGACGGCCGCCGGTGACGTGATCCGCGTCCCACCGACGCCGGTGGACGTGGTCGACACGATCGGCGCGGGCGACACCGTGCAGGGCGCGCTGCTCGCCTGGCTGCACCACCACGACGCGCTGTCCGTCGAGGCCGTCCGGGGTCTCCCGGGCGAAACGTGGCGTGCGGCACTGTCCTACGCGGGCGCCGCCGCGGCCATCACGTGCTCCCGCGCCGGCGCCGAACCGCCGTTCAGCCGAGAGTTGGGGATGACCTAG